The sequence below is a genomic window from Papio anubis isolate 15944 chromosome X, Panubis1.0, whole genome shotgun sequence.
ATTGAAGGAAAAACCATGAATGGAGAATTCGTAAGGGCAATATACAGGAAATCACCCCCTATCTGTGGGGAAGGCAGCCTAAGGCTCAGTCCCATTATCTGTATCACTCAGGGTGAGCTTGCCAAAGAGGTACTCTGCGATACTGTCCACCCGAGCCCCCATCTTGAAGCCCAGAAGCAAGAATCCTTAACActtgcatattttgttttttgtttgtttgtttgttttttgagatggagttttgctcttgttgcccaggctagagtgcaatggcgggatctcggctcaccacaacctccatgtcccaggttcacacaattctcctgcctcagtctccccagtagctgggattacaggcatgcaccaccatgcccggctaattttgtatttttggtagagacggggtttctccatgttggtcaggctggtctcaaactcctgacctcaggtgattcgcccccctcagcctcccaagtgctggaattacatgcctGAGCCACCCACCCAGCGACgcatactttaaaaagaaaacttttcatgTCAAGTTAAAGACTATATTATTTTAATCCCTGCCCAATCACATTTCCACCCTTCTTCTCCAGAGGCAACCACTGGGATGAATTTCACCATGCTTTACCTTACTGCATGCATGCAGCACCCCACAGATACCATGGCCCAAGACTGCACACCCCACCCgactccacccaccccacccatctcaccccatcccaccccaacTCACTTCACCCTATCCCACATGCCCTCAGAGTTTATAAGGGGGAAGACTAATGTGTTTCAGGGACCATAGAatgctcccctcccaccccatgaATCCTGAGCTGCATGCAGATGGGGCAGAGCTGAGTGGAGAGACTGCTGGATACCTACTTTAAACCTGCATGGGGATGTGCCCGGATTCCTAAAAGGTGAGAGTGTTGCAGACACGCGTCAGCTGGACACCTTTATTGCTTTGAGAACAGGTAAGTTTATTGCCAACAGCgggaaaacagaggagaaaactgaagagaaCGTTCTGAAAGGGCAACATGGACGCCCCGCCTGGTGGCCGTACCCGGGGAAGGCACCCCGTGGCTGCGGGGcccctctgggctcaagtgtctTTCTCGCTGCGGCCCAGGGTGAGCTTGTCAAAGAGGTACTCTGCCAGGCCTGCTGCCGGGGGGGGCCCCATCTTGCGCAGGTTGCTCAGGTAGCCACCTAGCTCTTTGATGGTCTTGGCCTGCTGGTTCAGGAAGTGGTTCTCCAGGAAGTCGCGGAGCTGGGGGTCGCCGTTCTGCTTGGCCAGCTGGTGCAGCTCCAGGAGACTCTTGTTGACTTTCTTCTCCAGGTCCAAGGCACACTCCATGGCCTTGAGCCCGCCCTCCCAACCTTGGCGCTCTGGCTTCCTGATGTCGCTAAGGCAGATGCGGCCACCGCGCAGGTTCTGCAGCCTCATCAGCTCCTGGGCGTGCTCCCTCTTCTCGTGCCACTGGCGCAGGAAATAGCAGCTGAAGCTCTCCAGGGCCACGTCGTCCCGGTCGAAGTAGAAGGCCATGGATAGGTACACATAGGAGGCGTAGAGCTCCAGATTGACGTTGATGTTGACGGCGACCTCGCAGCTGGGGTGGTAGTTCTGGCGCACCTGCGACAGCGGGCCCAGGGCAGGCAGCGCGGGCGCGGGGAGCAGGCGGGGTAAAGCGGTGTGGTCGCGACGGTCCCGGAGCGGGCAGCGGCATCGGCATCGGCTGTGGCGGCCACGGCGGAGGCCTCGGAGCACCACCATGGTGGGCGAGTGCGGCGACCAGCGGAGGGCGGGGTCCTCCGGGCGGGGTGGTTGTTGTCGCAGGGTCTGCGAAGGGACCGGAAGTGGGCTGTGGGGACCGTTATGAGGGGAGGGGCGCGCCCGGTCCGGCGGGTGGTGCTGGTGACGAGGGTGAGCGCAATGAGTTCCGAGGGCAGGCTGGGGAACTAGGCACTCTCAGTCCTCTTCGCGACGTCAAGTCTGCAGAAACTTTTGTAGTGTCCAAGGACTTTCGCCTGTCCCCTGATTATTCCCCTCTATGACAGcttgttctcattttataaacCTCTTGTCTTTCTTAAACTCTGAGAGTATGTTCTGGTAacgttttcttctgtttcctgtattatatccttttttccttcctccagaaTTAGTTCTCTTTTTGCATCTTCCTCACTTTTCTTAAAGAGCTGGAAAACGTTTGTCCGTTCATGATTGGAATCAAGGACTGGGTTAGCCTCGGTGACGAGCATGGATCTAATGCACAGTGGTGAGTCTGGATGACCAATAGAATTCTCCCATGAACAGGAGGGTGGAGTGTGTGTCAATTAGGGAGTGGTCATCTCCTTTGGAGATAAAGGTACAGAGCTCCCAGGCAGAGTAGGAACTATTCCAAATGTCCAAAGCATGGCATTTCTCTGGCATTGGAAGACTTTAGTGGATCTGTCTTCTAGGTAGATGTCAGCTTCCCTTTAAATGTTCATCCATGTCTGCTGCACCCTGAAGCTCAATTCTCTCTGCAGGAGAGATGGCTCCACATTATAGCGAATGTGATTTCAGATATGTTTTGAGGACCAAAGCTTAAACACCAAagactccatttttaaaatttacttcgAAAAGTCCTCTATGTTCACGGTTTTAGGTACTCAATAACTAATCCCCATGTCTTCCCTGCTGAATTTAAAACCAATTAGTAGACACAGGACTCAGCTCACTGAAGAACAAGCTTAGGTCTGTAGCAAAATGAACTTGCTAGTACTTTTCAAATCTTCCAATTAGAGAAACTCACTGTGGCAGAATGACTTCATCAAAGcttatttgttttcatcttgGTCCACAAGTAACCATATTTTTCAAGCTACTCTTGTGATTTCATGGGGTCATGTACTGATTTCTGGCTAATGGAATAAGAAAATAACTGACGTATGGCTAAATAAGGCCTAGTTTATAGGACACACCCTGTGCAATCCACGTCTTGTGTGAAAAAGAGGAACAGACCCTACAATATGACATACCCAATTTGGAGAAGGAGCCTGGAACTTTGAATAACATATGGAGAATGTTCCCTCATCACTGTCACCACCAACCTGCACAGGACcttgataaaaatggaaaaattaaaatctattttaaaacctAGAGATTTGGAACATTTGTTACAGGAGCTAGCCTTTCCTCACAAATCAAATTAGCTAGTCAAAGAAGGTACTGGATAACCACAGGCTGTACCCACAGGGTCTTGTAGGCTTATGGCACTGGAGTGCATTCCAGAACACACCCTCTCAGTGGGAAGGCAGGTGAAGAAAACGAGAGGTTGAGATAGCTCTGGGTCATCatactttcttccttttgcttactgcaccaaatacacacacacacacacacacacacacacacacacacacatatatatctcaatCCTTCTCCCTTTTTTCGTTCTGGAGAATGAAATTTAAAGTCCCTCATTGACCAGGCGTGGCAGCTTacctctgtaatctcagcactttgggaggctaaggcaggcagattgctggaacccaggagttcaagttcatcctgggcaacatagaaaaacccactctctaccaaaaaaaaaaaaaaaaataggcatgtggcacacacctatagtctcagatactcaggaaactgaggtgggagaattgcctgagcccaggaagtcgagtctgcagtgagccgtgatcccaccactgcattcccgtctgggtgacaggagtgagagaCTTGgtcttcaaaaggaaaataaaaaagaaaaatccctcaTGGACTCTTGAGGGTCAAGGAAAAAGGTTTTCCTTCTGTCTCGATGTCTGGAATAAAATCAGGCTGGTCCTTCGGTACCTAACCTTAAGCCAGGAACACAAAGCACAGGGGCAGAGATCACGACTCTCTGATCCCAGAGCCAGTCAGCTGTGGTGAGGAAGGTGGGACATGTAATGATATAAAGCACTCCTGGAACCACATACCTGGAATCAGTGTTTGGGTGGAGCAGTTCCCCAGAAAATGGGAATGCTAGTTCCAGGACTGGTAGTGGGAGACTAAGCAGGTGGTACCACAGATAGTACCATTCAGTCTTCCCTACTGAGCCTTGAGGTCTGCAGAGTTAGGAGGTTCCCACGTCTGTCTGTGTCTCCCACACTGCACACCACGCTGGCGCTTAGCACATTCTTCTCCTTTGGAAAAGAGTATAGTGAGGAAGAAGCAACAAAAATGGGCTAGGAAAGCAAAGGAACAAATTGTTGGAGGTATCTGTGGGAGTGGAAGTGGCGTCAGCTCCCAACTACAAATGTGAAATGCCTTTGGGCAGCATGCTGCCTCAATGCTGTGTGTGAGGCCCAGGGTTCAGGAGCATGGCCACAGTGAGCACTGGTTTAAAAAGGTGGCAAGGAAGccagtctcagctctgtcaccaGAGAAGTAGATGATTTAATGAGTCCGTACCAGACTAGATGATTTCCTACATTCTTGGGAATCCTCACAATTTTGTGAGGTAggaattgtttttgttattgcaCCCATGAGGAATCTGCGATCCTAAATATAAAGCACTTACCCAAGATGATACAGAAACAGAATTCAATGTCAGGGCTGATGCTCAACTAGAACTGTGGGACCACGGTCAAGTTTTCAATGAAATGCTATATAATTaggttgctgggtcatatagtttCTCATGGCCTCTCTCTGCTTttagtgagaacaaagatatataCAGGGAACTAGTAAGTACCTGCTGTGATTCACAGCAGCACAAACTACCACCCTCTCTCACCAAGTGTTCCTGGGACAGCCCTTTCCTCTGGCAAGGTCAAGTTTCTCCTACGCAACTTCAGAGAACAAATACTCCTTGTTCAACTTCTACTGGGAAATGAGTTTaagtaaattgtttttaaaaatgtgaggcTATAGTATGAGATAGAACAAAGCTTTTCCTCAGGAGGCTGCTAAGCCTCTCTTCATGGATGGGATGAGGAGTTTAGACTTTTTATCTCTCCCCTGATGTGCTGACCCCTACTTTAAGATTGTGATTAATTTAAATACTGTGTGTCTGCATTTTAGGTGGCATTTCTTTATAAAGTGTTGGTCCCCCATCCTTGTACAATGGGAATAATCAGCATTTAACTATAAGAGTACAGCTGATGCTTGGATTGCCTTTCCTGATaggattaaaatacattttatttagcaCCCTACTCCTTCTCCAACTCTTGTTCCTTGGTCAATTTTCTGAATAACTGGTGCTATCTGTGTCTGATTATTTCTAACTTGACTGTAATTATGTGACTTCTCATGAAGATgttcttccttcctccatctcttaACAGTTTGCTGCACAGAAATCCCAAATAATTGTTTACTGGTTACAGACACCTCTTTGGCTTATGTAGACCAGCAATTCTCAAACGCGATCCATAAGTCTCTCCACTGCATTTTTTAGTCTGTTGGTGCAAGGTGGGGGTGATATGAAAGACAATTTTCAGGGTCCatattctgcatttaatgttcaACAAGAGAATCAGCTTCATTTCTTCCAGAAACTAGCACACAGAGCAATGGGAATCATCACTGATCCTAAATGCTCTCCTGATAGTTATTTTATGATTGAGTCCGTGTGCTTCAAAACTCAAATGCTTTCattgcatgttttattttagaaggaTTTCAAAAGGATGACTCTGTCACTCGTGGTAGGAGACAGTGACTCTTTCATGGAGCATTCTAGTCTAGCAGTGGCCCTCGTGCCTCTTTACTGCTTGTCAAATCACCCATTTTATCCAATGAAGAGCGTGGAAGAGGAATGATACGGTTTGACtgtatgtccccacccaaatctaatctcaaattgtaatcctcacctgttgagggagggacatggtgggagtGATTGGaccatgggagcagtttcccccattctgttctcatgatagtgagggagttctcacaagatctgatggttttaaaagtgacAATTTCCcttgcactttctctctctcctgctgcatgtaagacatgccttgtttCCCCTTTGGCTTCCCCTACgattgtgtttcctgaggcttccccagccatgcagaacggtgagtcaattaaacctcttttgtttataaattactcattctcaggtagtatctttatagcagtgtgagaatggactaatatagattACTGGTACTGGCAGaatggggtactgctataaagatatcctgaaaacatggaagcaactttggaactgggtaacaggcagaggttggaacagtttggtgggctcagaagaagacaagaaaatgttggaaagtttggaactgcctagagacttgttgaatggtcttgatcaaaatgctgatagtgatatggataatgaagtccaggctgagatagaatagaaaaacccattttctgaggagaaattcaagctggctgcacaAATTTGCAAACACAACAAGGAGCCACGTgttgatagccaagacaatggggaaaatgtctccagtgcatgtcagagatcttcacaacagccctgcccatcataggcccagaggcctaagaAGGAACACTGGTTTCATGAGCTGGGCCTAGGGCCATGCTGCTCTGTGCAGTCTCAGGGCATGGTGTCCTTCATTCCAGCTGATCCAGCTCCAGCTTCAGTTAAAAGGGgcccaggtacagctcaggcaGTTGTTTCAgatggtgcaagccccaagccttggtggcttccacatggtgttgggcctgcgggagcacagaagacaagagttgagctttgggagcctctgcctaaacttcagaggatgtatggaaatgactggatgtctaggcagaagtctgctgcaggggtgaaCCCTTATTCGGAACTCTAGTGAGGCAAtacagaggggaaatgtgggtttggagcctgcacacagagtccccactggggcactgcctagcagagctgtgagaagagggccatcatctTCCAGACCTCGGAAGGGTAGATCCATCATCAGCTTGTacagtgcacctggaaaagctgtaggAACTCAAcatcagcctgtgaaagcagctgcgGAGCAgtgccctgcagagccacagtgGTGGAGCTGTCTAAGGGCGTGGAAGCCCACTCCTTGCATCAGCGTGCTCTGGATGTGAGACGTGGTGTCAAAGGagattttggaactttaagatttgatgaCTGCCTGGGCacattttggacttgcatggggcctctggcatctttgttttggccaattttttttccactcagaTGGGAaaatttacccaatgcctgtacccccattgtatcttgaaagtaactagcttccttttgattttacaggcttataggcaaaAGGGTCTTTCTTTGTCTCGGATGAGACTTCAGGCTTGGACGTTTGAATAAATGCTGGAAAGAGTTAAGACTTTGGTGGAccgttgggaaggcatgattggttttgcaATATGAAAagcacatgagatttggaggggtcaggggcccggtgatatggtttggctctgtgtccccagctaaatttctcatctcaaattgtaatcctcaggtgttgagggaggaacctggtgggagtgATTAgctcatgggggcagtttccccagtgctgttctcatgaccatgaggaagttctcatgagatcttcaTTGCCAAAAGCAGTGTTATGAATAAAGTTaactttggaaattaaatttaaatcatttttgcATTGCCAGTTAACATTTCTAAGAATAGAATAACCATGTTTCCTTCACATAAATCAAGTGTACACATTCTCctagtttttttttcaaatctctaTTTGCCCTTTTTCtgtgcaataaaatatttatgtatttttgtatttatgtattctcTCATCAAGAGTGATGAATATTTTCTTAAGCTCATGTCATCCAACAATAGTGTTATTTAAATAGTGGAAAAAGTTACCAGGCAAGCTTTTGTAATCTACTTAAAATATAGTATAAGTGAGAGAagctcattttactttttatttttaattttcatgggtatatagtaggtgtatatgaGGTACATAGGATATTTTGGTACAGACATGCAATGCAAAAAAACATCATGGAAAATTGGGTATCTatttcctcaagcatttattatttgtgttagAAACAATCCAATTCTActctcagttatttttaaatatacacttaaattattattgactatagtcaccctgttgtgctatcaaatactaggctttaatcattctttctatttttatgtacTCATTTACCATTCCTACCtcccatccctggcctccactaCCATTACCTTCCAGAATAGaaggtaaccatccttctattctctatgcccatgagttcaactgttttgatttctagatgccacaaataagtgagaacatgcaaagtttgtctttatgTGCTcagcttattttgcttaacataatgagctccagttccatctatgttgttgcaaatgacagaatcttattctttttttttatggctgaatagtaccacattgtgtaaatgtaccacattttctttattcatttatctgttgatggatatgtaggttgcttccaaatcttagctattgtgaacagtgctgcagcaaacatgggAGTACAATATCTGTTTGACATACTTACTtcctttctttgggtatatacccagcaataggATTGGGACTTGCGTCCCAAGCCCAATAACGCTGTGGTTTTTGTAGAGTAGTAGAGGTGCTGCCTTGGTGGTtttggataagatccagaagaattctctggagaCACTTGgtcttttcccttactttctcctaaATATATGGAATCTCcctctctgtgctgagccacctTGAACTGGGGGTGTGGTGATGTAAGCACCCATGTAGCCACCAGTGCTGGCAGTGTGCCGGGTCAGACCTCTAGCCAGCACAGCACTGTGCCTTCCTCAAAGTCCTTCCCTTCAGAGTGGCGAAAAACTGACTTCTTATGTAAGCTATTAGTGTGAGGAAGAATAAACTAAAATTGATTCTCAATTTCTTTTGATTACTAGCACAAAAAAGACTTATTGAATTTAAAACTTCATACTAAATTcaacaataaatgtaaaacaactaAAGCTATTTTTTTTCAATACTTATGTGTTTAAACTATGtgtaaaggccgggcgcggtggctcacgcctgtaatcccagcactttgggaggccgaggcgggcggatcacaaggtcaggagatcgagaccacagtgaaaccccgtctctactaaaaatacaaaaaattagccgggcgcggtggtgggcgcctgtagtcccagctactcagggggctgaggcaggagaacggcgtgaacccgggaggcggagcttgcagtgagccgagatctcgccactgcactccagcctgggcgacagcgcgagactccgtctcaaaaaaataaaataaaataaactatgtgTAAAATGATCTTCTGTATTCTGCCTTGATTACATTTTGGGGGCatgaattatttcttaattatggACAATTTCAAAACATATAAATTCTCATGTTGTCATCTCAcggctttaaaaattattacctcATGGCAAACTTTCTCACCTTCTACCTgatatattattttgaagaaaatcaaggacattatatcatttcattcataaatatttcttgatataTTTCTCCAAATGAGAACtcctttttatattaaaaaataccacACTCCCATTAATTTTGCTTTCAGATTATGGATTTGTGATTATAAAGTCAATACAATCACTTTCAAAGATGAAAATTTtgttgttagaaaaaaatgtgtgtattttattctgtGTGATTGTTGCTGAGATAATGTTTTATGTCAATTAGCAGTTATGTGAGACACCACTCTAAAAAGCAAAGCACTGCAGTCAGCAAAGGATCAGGAATTATGTTTTCCCCTATTTTGATGGGAAAAATACAACTGCAGAGTTACATACAAGCCAACATAGAGCTACTAAATGTGATATATAAAGTTTTGGTgccgcaaaagaaatagcactcaaatataaaatttccttttaattcttagcaaggcaagttacttctatagaagggtgcatgcttacagatggagcaatggtgagcacacacttggacaagggaaaGGAAGGGGTTCTTATCGCTGACGCACATGGCCCCTGAtgctgtgtcattcccctattggctagggttagactgcacaggctaaactaattctgattggctaatttaaagagagtgacagggtgagtggtttggcaggaaaaatggttatgacagAGCAAGTAATCGGAATGAATCAGGGTGGAGCAGATGATtgaaatgagtcagggtggagcaggttatagaaaaaggttgctttatgaggaagtttaaaagtagaaggtaaagaattgaacatactgacatagtgattatttgaaaataaatttagaactcatatctaacaacCCCTCCCCTGGTGTTtccttacagctttcttttcaaacCTTTTATTAACATGTCTTGGTTAGTTGTTTTGcttgattttccaaaagaagaaactTCTCTGGAAAAGGTGGAGGATAGTTAAGGGAGGTTTTAGCATGTGCCATTTTTATGAGCCTCTGCATCAACGTATGGATGCATGGTATGACACAGCACCTGACAAGAATAAGTACACCCATTATGGCTGCAAGGGAAGTAACAATTGAGGCTATTATTCCTTTCCATTTACTGAACTACTTTTCTAGCCATCCTGTAAAGGGGTCATTTACCCCTGAGTTGTTGGCTAACTCATTGGACAGAGCAGTCAGACCTTGCAATGCCTTTGTTATCCTTCCATCAGGGGTGGTGTTGTTTGGATGAAGGTACAACATTGAGTTTTAATCATGATGCAaactcctcctctttctgctaATATCATGTCTAAGACTATCCTATTTTCCCAAGCCATCTCGCTAGTAGCCCCTAGTTGTTCAGCTATTCCTTTAACAGCATCTCTAGTGTATTTAATAATCACTGTTGGTGGTAGTAGATGTAGTTtatccaatctacatttttattaattgttacctaccaaaatattgacttaaatcctgcagctatttgattttgtgttttaaattgatctggtattccccGTGGGACTCCAATTGTGtctaaatagatgtgagagtctaaagacccataaggggcttctcttgctttacattgtcttatttttccttcctctggttgatgaaatgccagggtgaaagggatagccaattggactaaagcacaagtgccactccagttatttggcagagtgtccagtaaaggttcaccacaataccaccacacatccgtTCAcagatgaacaagggctgactgattgataagctcttgaaaattcttaagctcattGCATCCCTTCAGGTGTCCAAGGAATGCTGAGTTTCCTCCCTGTCATGGGAGACaggaagtgaacttagtgttgggagacagaagctggatGGCCCCCGGGGGCCGACCCACAAGGTGGcagactttgggatatagcagagagagcttggcatgacttattatTCCAGGCTGTAGAaacctggaaaagagctaccatgcaacCCACGCCCAGTCAaatggaggaccaccttagtagaaaggggacaatctgggcctctggcctgctgtggacacaagcataacaattgcttttgtttaacgtgtggacagaatattttatccattccaaccaggcatttgcatcttggtatcctgtcctaattgccaaagtttgttttaagtctttaacttttACGATAGCTATCTTTGTCTTGTCGTTAGATGGAGGAGGAGCAATTGTTCCATTGTGAGAGGTTTTGGAAGAAGGCTTAGAGGAAGGTACAGGCAGTGGGGGatcaaataaatgcattttaaagaatcTAATAGGGTTTGTCCCTGAAACCTCAGCCCCTATACCGTAAAACCGGCTTAAAGAAGGGAACTGGCTTAGAAAAGGGAGAGAACTTTGAGGGTTTGAGATAATAACCTGCATAGAATTACACTGGTTTAGctgacaggagggagggagggctgtCCTTCTAGTATAATGAATTTTATACTAAGAATTATACTATATaatgaattttatattaattcattATACTATATAATGAATTTTATACTAGGTTTcaggaaattataaaaaccaGTTGGGGCAGTCCATTCTTGCTCTTCAGTGGTCCGAAGAACCTACAGAACGTAGGACTAACTATGGCATAAAAGCTCTACGCTGGGGAGCAAGACTCCTGGTTGACACTGGGATCTTTATCAAAATCTCCCCAGATTAAATGGTGCCAATTcactaatgcccagtctgaggagagtcaggagggacaaaggtacttttctgaagtagagaactgtctttgacttggcaagtccccacagggtaaaacaaggcaagcattaaatgcaaatagtttgaggcaaaattgacttggttatgttaataactagatggtcagcaatagagcaaggaaagaagaaagagtaatagaatagatgagagttaaatttttcttagctttagtttggtagggtttttcCCTGGGACCATGGCCCACGACTCGGGAGGGGGCGGCACTTTCTTGACTTGGGTGCGATGAGTCCATCCCCTTTCCACTGTACAAACAGCATTCTCGGTAGTTAGCAGAACAAGGTAgggttttccttctttccttctttgagttttccttctttccaccctttgatgagaacatgatcctcaggctggtgctggtttactggaaattctaggggtggtacatatgctaaaagacttttaattttgagggaaaggaaagtggaagataaactaagtatataatttctaagaaattgatcttttgttttaaatgtggggacatcaGCAGTGGACTTTATAGCCCTTGGTGCTTTCTTATTGAGACGTTTCCTTTAGCAccaatttttattagtttttagaccaaagaaagccaaacaccattttatatttgacagtgCTTCCTGTATGATCTTTATACCAGATACgctaaatttcacctttatattagtgtgttattaatgttaaactcaattttaataaaaccttgtagacatatttatccaattttaacatctgaccataaggtaagatttttatggACTCTTTTCAACcctataatttttgttaaagagcaggttagtgctttaagaaaaacctgttgtgcttttattttaatgtccagttcacagaaaaaccgGATGATAC
It includes:
- the LOC101005029 gene encoding ferritin heavy chain-like translates to MVVLRGLRRGRHSRCRCRCPLRDRRDHTALPRLLPAPALPALGPLSQVRQNYHPSCEVAVNINVNLELYASYVYLSMAFYFDRDDVALESFSCYFLRQWHEKREHAQELMRLQNLRGGRICLSDIRKPERQGWEGGLKAMECALDLEKKVNKSLLELHQLAKQNGDPQLRDFLENHFLNQQAKTIKELGGYLSNLRKMGPPPAAGLAEYLFDKLTLGRSEKDT